GCTTTTGGTATCTATCCTCATGGGGTAAATAGCCCCAAGTGACATATTTACCAACACCAGCACCATATCTATCCAAGCCGATATCTAGACCCATGCGCCAGTAAAAGCCCAAGTCTGATTCACGGTGTTTGATGTCTTCGTCTAACCACGCCATGAAGTCATCGTAAGTTTGAATTTCTTCGTAGCGTTCTAAAGAACAGCCCAACCATACAGGTTCTAACCAGTTGGTGCGGAAATATTCGAGAATTGCCCAAGCGCGGGTAATGTCGGTGAGGGTGGGGGCGCACATCACACCGCCAGGAACCATGTAGCTAGAATGAGGCCATTGACCACCTAATAGTGCGTAGATTTCTACAGGTTTTGCAGATATGGTTACACCGAGTTCGTAGGATTTACCTGTGAAGGCGGCGAAGCGGCGGACTGCATCATCATAGAAGCGACTGCTACGATATTTTTTGTTGGTTAAGTCAATGGCGAACAATCCATAAAAGTAGCGGGGGATGCTTTGGATTGTTTCGACAATTTGACCAAGATTTCTTGCCAAAATTGCGTTGCGGGGAACTTCCGTACCCCAGGCTGTATCTAACGCCCAGGATGCACAAGTCAGGTGAGAACCACCGCAGATACCGCAGATACGAGGCGTAACAATTAATCCGGCTTGGGGGTCTTTGCCGCGTAAGATTACTTCAAAGCCGCGAAATAGTTCGGCGTGTGTCCAAGCATTAACAACTTGTCCATCAGCAATTTCTACCCGAACGTCTAAATCACCCTCGACTCTGCCGACGGGCGAAATGTCTAATGTTTGTCTTCCCATAATTATTTGTCCATAGTCAATGGTCAACAGTCAACAGTCAACAGTCAACAGTCAACAGCCAAAAATCTGGACTATGAACTAATGACTAATGACTAATGACTAAACAGTAAAAAAGTCTTCTTCTGCCCAATCTGGTGCTGCATCTTTGGCGACCATTGTAAGAAGGGCGTAGTCTTTCTTCTTAACTCCTGGTGGTAGTTCTTTGGGAACTCCCATGACTGTTTGTGTTTTAAATACAGTTCCGGGTTTGAGGTCAAAGAAGGGAAACTCTGGTTCTGTGCAACCTAAGCAGGGCATCCCGGCGCGGGTTTTGGAAGAAACCTTATTCCAGAGGATGCGGTTACAAGAGGAATGAGTCATGGGGCCACGACAACCCAAGTCGTAGAATAAGCAGCCTTTACGTTGTCCAAATTCCGCCGTAGAGGCTTTGTAGGCGAAGTGGACGTTACGGGTACAACCTGTTTGGGTGAAGGTGTTGAAGAAGGTTTGCGGACGGTTGAGGTCGTCGAGGGCGATGTCGGCTATGCGTCCGGTAGCGATCGCAACTAATATCTGCGTAATCCAATCAGGGTGTGCTGGACAACCGGGAATATTAATCACTGGTAAGCCAGCTTTAGACCGATAGTCTTTACCTAAGAAGCCGCCTTCTTTACGCTTGAGGAATTGCAACCCTTCGGATTCGCTGGGGTTTGGTTCCATTGCGGGGATTCCGCCCCAGGTGGCGCAGTCGCCCACAGCGACGACGAAATTCGCTGCTTTGGCGAGGTCGGTTAACCAAGCTTTCATGGGGCGATCGGCAAATCGATTCCATTCGCCTGTGCCGTTGGGTGCATTTACGACACTACCTTCAAATACTAAAATATCTAAAGGTGTTTTGCCTAAGATGCAGTCCCAAAGTAAGGTTTGTAAGCGATCGCCTAGTTCCAATCCCAAAGAGGGATGCCACAGTACGTTAATGCCAAAATCAGCAATTAAATCACAGACTGTCGGCTCTTCGGCATTAAGAAAAGACATGGTGTTGCCCGAACAAGCTCCACCTTGCAGCCAGAGTACGTTAGTCATTGGCTATGTGTTTGATGATTGTTTATCAGGTATGACGCAGGTGTTTACGTTTGTGGAGTCGCACCTGTTTAAGGAGATTTACTTTCCACAATAAGGTTCTTTTTTACTCATTTTTATTTTATTAAATAAAAATTAATATTTGGTAGAAAATAAAATAAAAGTTATATTTAATTGTTTAGTTATTTTGTAAACAATTTCTATATAAAAATATGTTTATTTGATATCTCTCTATAAGTAAAAATACAGCATTTTTTCTAAAATCTTTTATTTCCAAGAATTTTAGCAATAATAATAGAAGTAACTGTTTAAAAGCAGGTTTTCACATATATATATTTGATGTAATGCTTATAAATTAATTGTGTGACATATTGATACAGAAAAATCAGCAGTTTGAGTATTCAATACATACACATATACTGAAGAATTTTGTAGACAAATTGTTATATATTAAGTTTATTAAAATAGTGCGGAGAAATTGGTAACTGAGTATTAAGTAAAAATCCCCACTATTAGGTATGGGAATTGTCATCAAGTTTGGTTTATCTATATCGCCGATCAAGAATAGGAAATTCTCATAACACTACATACAGGCGAATAGAAAATAATTTTTTTATGACAAATCACCCGTTACACATCACAAGGAACAGGGAAAATGGATGAATTTCTCAACAATATGGTATTTGGTGACATAACTTTAGTAACCGGATTATTGTGGTTACTGATAGCTACAGTTATATCGATGGTTGGTGGTGCTATTGGTGGCATGATTTTAGCTGGCAAAGATATCGGTTATTCTTTCTCAGCTATGTTAGGCGCTTTATTTGCACCCGCAGGTACAATTCCTGCCTTAATTTTAGGTTTTTTTGCCTTGAACTTTTTGAGTAGTTTTTAGGAGAAAATATGTTGGAATTAGGTTGGTACTCTGTTAAGTTATTTTTCAAAGGTAAGCTAATCCGCGATCCGTTACATTTCCTACAGCAAACCTTAATTGGTATTACTGTCGGTTTGTTAATATTTGTTCTGCTGGCACAGGCAGCAATCCCTTTGTGTATCCCAGTAACTTTGTCTAGTTTGGTAACAGGGTTAATGATGCCCTTTCTCCTCAAAGACTTCAAAATGAAGTGATTAAACCTCTGCGTTCCTCTGTGGTTGGAAATACTTATTTATAACCACGGAGGCACGGAGGCACAGAGGAACGAGAATATCAAGTAACTTGGAAATGGGCTAGTTATTTACATTTTTGGTTAAAATTGCCTCACTATCTGAAAAATCAGCGAGTTAAACTACTTCTAATTTAAGTTGATAGCGAAAAACAGCAGCTAAGTTATCTGACTGCATCTAAGTGTATCAACGTTTCATTAGTTCATAACAACTTATAACCTTAGATGACACCCAGCATTACAGATTCAACAGTCAAAGCTGCAATGGCAGCCATTGCATCGGAATCAGCAACAACTGAAGAAAAAATTCAGATGTTGATCGAATTGGCGCAAGGTTTGCAGAAAAAACCAAAAACTCCCGATGATTTGTGGAATGCTGTTGAGTTATATCAACAAGCAATTAAAATGTGCGGTACAGACTATTCTCTATGGAAAGCGCGATCGCAAGCTGGGATGGCTGGAGCGTTAAAATCAATTCCTGAAGCGGGTGCAGAATTGCTTTTACAAGCTAAGGCTGGTTATGAGGAGGCTTTGCCAATTCTCCAACAATTAGCTGTACCAGAAGAAATCGCCGAAGCACAGATGAATTTAGGACTGGTGTTACAGTCTCTCGTTGCTTTTAATGCGGCAAGGATAACCGATAGTATCGCAGCTTATCAGGAAGCGATGCGCGTATTTACGAGCGAGAAGTATCCTCAAGAATACGCGATTTTATCTAATAATATTGCGATCGCCTATCTTTCGATGTCGGGCGGTGCAGAACAGCAAAACCTCTATGAAGGCTTGGCTGTACAGACATTTGAATCAGCACTCAAGTATATTAATTTGATTGAACATCCCAGAGAATATGCAATGTTGCAAAACAACCTGGGTAACGCCTTGCAATATTTACAAAGTTCCCATCCTATCGAAAATAATTTACGAGCGATCGCTGCTTATAATGAAGCCTTAAAAGTGCGTAACTCTCAAGATACCCCTTTAGAGTATGCTAACACAATCGCCAACAAAGCAAACGCCTTATTTAATTTACCTGATAACCCGGAAAAGCCAGAATTAGGTAATTCTAGAAATCTTTTACAAGCCAGAGATTACTATCAACAAGCTTGGGAAATATTCAGCCAATATCAACAAACAGAACAGGCGGAAGCAGTAGCCCAGGCTTTGCAGGAAGTGGGGGCAGAAATTAGGGTGAGTATGAGTAATTAGTTTGAGAGGAAAATCTCGTGTCTGATTTGATGGCGAATTTAGTAGCGGGTGAGATTAATTTTACCACTGGGTTATTTTGGGTAAGTAGAAGGACTAAATTAAACTTAACTTGATAGCACCGGGTTTCGACTGCGCGGGAGTTGAATCTCGACTACGCTCGATTACCGCGTAGTCGAAACTCAACCCTCTTCTAATCAGGTTAACGAGCATTGAGCGTAGTCGAAATGCGTCTTATAAATAATTGTGTCC
Above is a genomic segment from Nostoc sp. MS1 containing:
- a CDS encoding hydrogenase small subunit, with amino-acid sequence MTNVLWLQGGACSGNTMSFLNAEEPTVCDLIADFGINVLWHPSLGLELGDRLQTLLWDCILGKTPLDILVFEGSVVNAPNGTGEWNRFADRPMKAWLTDLAKAANFVVAVGDCATWGGIPAMEPNPSESEGLQFLKRKEGGFLGKDYRSKAGLPVINIPGCPAHPDWITQILVAIATGRIADIALDDLNRPQTFFNTFTQTGCTRNVHFAYKASTAEFGQRKGCLFYDLGCRGPMTHSSCNRILWNKVSSKTRAGMPCLGCTEPEFPFFDLKPGTVFKTQTVMGVPKELPPGVKKKDYALLTMVAKDAAPDWAEEDFFTV
- a CDS encoding nickel-dependent hydrogenase large subunit, with translation MGRQTLDISPVGRVEGDLDVRVEIADGQVVNAWTHAELFRGFEVILRGKDPQAGLIVTPRICGICGGSHLTCASWALDTAWGTEVPRNAILARNLGQIVETIQSIPRYFYGLFAIDLTNKKYRSSRFYDDAVRRFAAFTGKSYELGVTISAKPVEIYALLGGQWPHSSYMVPGGVMCAPTLTDITRAWAILEYFRTNWLEPVWLGCSLERYEEIQTYDDFMAWLDEDIKHRESDLGFYWRMGLDIGLDRYGAGVGKYVTWGYLPHEDRYQKPTIESRNAAMIMKSGVYDSFTDTHTLMDHTFARENTTHAWYDEGTADIHPFDRTTNPIQKNTKDFNNAYSWSSAVKHQDFGRLEAGALARQLVAGGKHGESWQHYDGFILDVFKHFGGANIHVRQLARVHEQVKLYREAERCLREFVLNDPWYIKPKEKDGRGWGATEAARGSLCHWVEVEDGKIKNYQVIAPTTWNVGPRDSEGVKGPIEEALVGTPIADPTDPVEVGHVARSFDSCLVCTVHAHDAKTGEELARFRTA